From Herpetosiphonaceae bacterium, the proteins below share one genomic window:
- a CDS encoding peptide ABC transporter substrate-binding protein: MIELRRAFVVACGLTLLVLALLTGCDFRSPVTPMPEEQTPAATTTGTTTADTTPRRPEASPTPSVPQGGALTLRIQADIPDLKPWDLRSRGEEYAADLMYNGLVRLDAQLQPQPDLAEKWEISPDGGLITFTIRSGVTWHDERPLTSDDVLWTLNMLRTITPTNALLADLRAHIGQVRSPITQTVVVSLTQPYAPLLSELAVPILPRHRLQSRTPEQISQLNFWDVPIGSGPFALDRREPNQSIAFVRNANFFRGAPNLEQVALVVAPAATVAADALSDEQLLAGEFPDATQPFSGTATPDSLRSGAYQEHGWYGVVFNVRPDHLFSDMRLREALSRAVDVEALVADVTQGRGEPIATTLSKTAWAYPADLSLPSHNVDEARRLLDEAGWTAGPDGVRQKDGRALSAKLWVRGDDQRRLAAALRIAQAAEAIGMRLEVTPANFDTVILTKLAPPYDFDLLLGSWVNAPNSAGFASYRFYDPDDFTLFHSSRVWRGQGDPRTGLRNVGGFSNAEYDQAAEQARASYDPAARAQAIQTIQTILAREHPYLLLWSDRIAVLLNERVTSEDGAIPLDTPRYLWNVERWYLRP; this comes from the coding sequence ATGATCGAACTACGTCGCGCCTTTGTCGTCGCCTGTGGCCTGACGCTGCTGGTGCTGGCGCTGCTGACCGGCTGTGATTTTAGATCGCCCGTAACGCCGATGCCTGAGGAGCAGACGCCAGCGGCGACAACCACCGGGACAACCACCGCCGATACCACGCCGCGCCGCCCGGAGGCATCGCCCACGCCGAGCGTGCCCCAGGGCGGCGCGCTCACGCTGCGAATTCAAGCGGATATTCCCGATCTCAAGCCCTGGGATCTGCGCAGCCGGGGCGAAGAATACGCCGCCGATCTGATGTATAACGGCCTGGTTCGTCTCGACGCGCAGCTCCAGCCGCAGCCCGATCTGGCGGAGAAATGGGAAATCTCGCCCGACGGCGGCCTGATCACCTTTACGATCCGCAGCGGCGTTACCTGGCACGACGAGCGACCGCTGACCTCGGACGATGTGCTGTGGACGCTGAATATGCTGCGCACGATCACGCCGACCAACGCGCTGCTCGCCGATCTGCGCGCGCACATCGGGCAGGTCCGCTCGCCGATCACCCAGACCGTCGTGGTATCGCTGACGCAGCCGTACGCGCCGCTGCTGAGCGAGCTAGCCGTCCCGATTTTGCCCCGGCACCGGCTGCAAAGCCGCACCCCGGAGCAGATCAGCCAGCTCAACTTCTGGGATGTGCCGATCGGCAGCGGCCCGTTCGCACTCGACAGGCGCGAGCCCAATCAGTCGATCGCGTTTGTGCGCAATGCCAACTTCTTCCGAGGCGCGCCCAATCTGGAGCAGGTGGCGCTGGTCGTCGCGCCCGCCGCTACTGTCGCCGCCGATGCGCTGAGCGACGAGCAGTTGCTCGCCGGCGAGTTTCCCGACGCGACGCAGCCGTTCTCCGGCACTGCCACGCCCGACAGCCTGCGCAGCGGCGCGTACCAGGAGCATGGCTGGTATGGAGTTGTGTTCAACGTCCGTCCCGATCACCTCTTCTCGGATATGCGGCTGCGTGAGGCGCTGTCTCGCGCCGTCGATGTCGAGGCGCTGGTGGCGGATGTAACCCAAGGGCGCGGCGAGCCGATCGCGACCACACTCTCCAAGACAGCGTGGGCTTATCCCGCCGATCTGTCGCTTCCCTCACACAACGTAGACGAGGCCCGCCGCCTGCTGGATGAGGCGGGCTGGACCGCCGGGCCGGATGGCGTGCGGCAGAAGGACGGCAGGGCGCTGTCCGCCAAGCTGTGGGTGCGCGGCGACGACCAGCGTCGGCTGGCGGCGGCGCTGCGCATCGCCCAGGCGGCTGAGGCGATCGGTATGCGGCTTGAGGTAACGCCGGCCAACTTCGACACGGTGATCCTGACCAAGCTCGCGCCGCCCTACGATTTCGATCTGCTGCTCGGCAGCTGGGTCAACGCGCCCAACTCGGCGGGCTTTGCCAGCTATCGCTTCTACGATCCCGACGACTTTACGCTCTTCCACTCGTCGCGCGTCTGGCGCGGCCAGGGCGATCCACGCACCGGCCTGCGTAACGTAGGCGGCTTCAGCAACGCCGAGTACGATCAGGCCGCAGAGCAGGCGCGCGCCAGCTACGATCCTGCCGCCCGCGCCCAGGCGATTCAGACGATCCAGACGATTCTGGCGCGCGAGCATCCCTACCTGCTGCTGTGGTCCGACCGTATCGCCGTGCTGCTGAACGAGCGTGTGACCAGCGAGGACGGCGCGATCCCGCTCGATACGCCGCGCTACCTGTGGAACGTCGAGCGCTGGTACCTCCGGCCATAA